In a single window of the Eshraghiella crossota genome:
- a CDS encoding DUF6715 family protein, which translates to MKEFMSKAKKPMIFIILAALIVGYYFYLSNRKVDNNDSIAKKTPLTEITDRDLDKNYPGTPKSVVTYYSNILKVMYSGNLSDKDVENIAAQLRGIFDDELLTLNPYDEYLKRLQDEIKDYKSAGRTIADYVIENNSNMEFLTYKGKDYAKIDVMYFVHESKNIIKNYEKFTLRKDDGGRWKILYWEVGKASDMEE; encoded by the coding sequence ATGAAAGAGTTTATGTCTAAGGCAAAGAAACCGATGATTTTTATTATTTTGGCGGCTTTGATTGTGGGATATTATTTTTATCTTTCCAACAGAAAAGTAGATAATAATGATTCTATTGCAAAAAAGACTCCGTTGACGGAAATTACTGACAGGGATCTTGACAAAAACTATCCCGGCACACCAAAATCCGTAGTAACATATTACAGCAATATTCTTAAAGTAATGTACAGCGGAAACCTCAGTGACAAAGATGTAGAAAACATAGCCGCACAGTTGAGAGGGATTTTTGATGATGAGCTTCTCACTCTTAATCCTTATGATGAATATCTGAAAAGACTGCAGGATGAGATTAAAGATTATAAAAGTGCGGGACGTACAATTGCCGACTATGTGATAGAAAATAATTCCAATATGGAGTTTTTGACCTACAAAGGGAAAGACTATGCAAAAATTGATGTAATGTATTTTGTGCATGAAAGCAAAAATATTATTAAAAACTACGAAAAGTTTACCCTTAGAAAAGATGATGGCGGAAGATGGAAAATCCTGTATTGGGAAGTTGGAAAAGCTTCAGATATGGAGGAATAG
- a CDS encoding ribonuclease Z, whose amino-acid sequence MLDLCLLGTGGMMPLPNRFITSLITKYNGSSLLIDCGEGTQVAMKKFGHSSKPVDIILLTHFHADHVSGLPGFLLTMGNADRREDLLIAGPKGTGRIVNSLRAIAPDLPFNIVYKEFEQNEETFEYKGYIIDAFAVNHKVACYGYSIRIERAGKFDPEAAKNLGVPLNYWKVLQKGECVTTDGITYRPEQVMGPARKGIKVTYCTDTRPMPVIADKAKGSDLFICEGMYGEDGKEAKAKEYKHMTMYEAAELAKAAEVPEMWLTHYSPSMVHPEEYIEKVRTIFPQTKIPRDGWVKTINFID is encoded by the coding sequence ATGTTGGATTTATGTTTATTGGGAACCGGAGGAATGATGCCGCTTCCTAACAGGTTTATTACATCTTTGATAACTAAATATAATGGCAGTTCACTGCTTATAGACTGCGGTGAAGGAACACAGGTAGCAATGAAAAAATTCGGACACAGTTCCAAACCTGTAGATATAATTCTGCTTACACACTTCCACGCAGACCATGTATCAGGGCTGCCGGGTTTCTTATTAACAATGGGAAATGCCGACAGGAGAGAAGATTTACTGATAGCAGGCCCAAAAGGAACAGGCAGAATAGTCAATTCTTTAAGGGCTATTGCACCTGACCTGCCGTTTAATATTGTATATAAAGAATTCGAGCAGAATGAAGAGACCTTTGAATACAAGGGTTATATTATTGATGCATTTGCGGTAAATCACAAGGTTGCCTGCTACGGTTACAGCATAAGAATTGAAAGAGCCGGTAAATTTGACCCTGAAGCGGCAAAAAACCTCGGCGTACCTTTGAATTACTGGAAAGTTCTCCAAAAAGGAGAGTGTGTAACAACAGACGGCATAACATATCGTCCAGAGCAGGTAATGGGACCTGCCAGAAAAGGTATAAAAGTAACCTATTGCACGGATACAAGGCCGATGCCTGTTATTGCAGACAAAGCCAAAGGATCTGATTTATTTATATGTGAAGGAATGTACGGTGAAGACGGCAAAGAAGCTAAAGCCAAAGAATACAAGCACATGACCATGTATGAAGCTGCAGAACTTGCAAAAGCCGCTGAAGTACCGGAAATGTGGCTTACACACTATAGTCCGTCCATGGTTCATCCGGAAGAATACATTGAAAAGGTCAGGACGATTTTTCCACAGACCAAAATACCAAGGGACGGATGGGTTAAAACAATTAACTTTATTGATTAG
- the rimI gene encoding ribosomal protein S18-alanine N-acetyltransferase, which translates to MDEVRITIRYMEPQDTEKVAYIEKNNFSEPWPESEFSKTLQDDKYIYIVAADGERIAGYAGCFVVLENADITNIAVDEDYRRQGIGDRLIELLSLKAADKGAESLFLEVRESNEPAKSLYEKNGFAKVGMRRNFYRKPDENAILMEKKLIGKEK; encoded by the coding sequence ATGGATGAAGTAAGAATAACTATCCGTTATATGGAGCCGCAGGATACAGAAAAAGTGGCTTATATAGAAAAAAATAATTTCTCTGAGCCATGGCCGGAGTCTGAATTCTCAAAGACTTTACAGGATGATAAATATATCTATATTGTAGCGGCAGACGGTGAAAGAATAGCAGGATATGCAGGATGCTTTGTGGTTCTTGAAAATGCGGATATAACCAATATCGCAGTGGATGAAGATTACAGAAGACAGGGTATAGGCGACAGACTTATAGAGCTTCTTTCACTAAAAGCAGCAGATAAAGGGGCGGAGTCTCTTTTTCTTGAAGTAAGGGAAAGTAATGAACCCGCAAAAAGTCTTTATGAAAAAAATGGCTTTGCCAAGGTAGGAATGCGAAGAAATTTTTACAGAAAACCTGATGAAAATGCCATACTTATGGAGAAAAAGCTGATTGGTAAGGAAAAATAA
- the tsaB gene encoding tRNA (adenosine(37)-N6)-threonylcarbamoyltransferase complex dimerization subunit type 1 TsaB has protein sequence MKILAIEASSLVCSTAILTDDIITAEYTINNKVTHSQTLLPMIDEICKMTDTDVSEFDAIAVSGGPGSFTGLRIGSATAKGLAYALKVPVVNVPTLEAMAYNFYGTDKVICPIMDARRNQVYTGIYSFENNGLSIYLDSSAMDIMELIPKLQEIDKPVIFTGDGIPVFRDIIDKELKTPHEYGRAGFNRQRASSVALLGAELYKAGKTEKAEEHLPEYLRMSQAERERMEKNG, from the coding sequence ATGAAAATACTTGCAATTGAAGCATCATCCCTTGTATGCTCGACAGCTATACTTACAGATGATATTATTACAGCAGAATATACAATTAACAATAAAGTGACACATTCACAGACTTTACTGCCTATGATTGATGAGATTTGCAAAATGACAGATACGGATGTCTCAGAGTTTGATGCAATAGCCGTATCAGGAGGTCCGGGTTCATTTACAGGACTAAGAATTGGTTCCGCAACAGCTAAAGGACTGGCATATGCGCTTAAAGTACCTGTTGTCAATGTGCCTACATTAGAGGCCATGGCATATAATTTTTACGGAACCGACAAAGTGATATGCCCTATAATGGATGCCAGACGCAATCAGGTATATACGGGGATATATTCATTTGAAAATAATGGCCTTTCAATATATCTTGACAGCAGTGCCATGGATATTATGGAACTTATTCCGAAATTACAGGAAATTGATAAGCCGGTAATATTTACAGGGGATGGTATACCTGTATTCAGGGATATAATCGACAAAGAACTTAAAACCCCACATGAATATGGCAGGGCAGGCTTTAACAGGCAGCGTGCTTCAAGCGTTGCACTGTTGGGAGCTGAATTATACAAGGCAGGTAAGACTGAAAAGGCAGAAGAACATCTCCCGGAATATCTCAGGATGTCCCAGGCAGAAAGAGAAAGAATGGAAAAGAATGGATGA
- the tsaE gene encoding tRNA (adenosine(37)-N6)-threonylcarbamoyltransferase complex ATPase subunit type 1 TsaE yields MVFESTSSQMTFEFAKKIGQNLKRGDVLCLDGDLGVGKTVFTKGVAAGLGIKDDVSSPTFTLIQEYYGGRLPLYHFDVYRIDGPWDMDDLGYEEYFYGEGVCLVEWGSMIKELFPENTIYVRIEKDLEKGFDYRKITVSKDF; encoded by the coding sequence ATGGTATTTGAGTCAACTTCATCGCAAATGACATTTGAATTTGCAAAAAAAATAGGACAAAATCTTAAGAGAGGGGATGTTTTATGCCTGGATGGTGATCTTGGCGTAGGCAAGACCGTTTTCACAAAGGGTGTGGCGGCAGGTCTTGGAATTAAAGACGACGTATCAAGCCCTACTTTTACCCTGATTCAGGAATATTATGGTGGCAGGCTGCCACTTTATCATTTTGATGTATACAGAATTGACGGACCATGGGATATGGATGACCTTGGATATGAAGAATATTTTTACGGGGAGGGTGTATGCCTTGTTGAATGGGGAAGTATGATTAAGGAACTTTTTCCCGAAAATACCATATATGTCCGCATAGAAAAAGACCTTGAGAAAGGCTTCGATTATAGAAAAATAACTGTTTCAAAGGATTTTTAA
- a CDS encoding YcxB family protein, translating to MNEVNFDIQITDKDLFKFSINNIYRKFTGILWIVFSITVIFITVYTWGDISINNSILLICMALLFSVMNPFLLWTKSKSQIKKNETMQKPIHYCINGKGVTISQGERTDHVDWNQTWKAVRYGNLVIIYVSSIRAFVLPVSQIGEQYDKLVKILSDGLQTRNHVK from the coding sequence ATGAATGAAGTAAATTTTGACATACAGATTACTGACAAGGATTTATTTAAGTTTTCAATAAATAATATATACAGAAAGTTCACAGGTATTTTGTGGATTGTTTTCAGCATCACCGTTATTTTTATCACTGTGTATACATGGGGAGACATATCGATTAACAATTCGATTCTCTTAATATGTATGGCACTGTTGTTTTCAGTAATGAATCCGTTTTTATTATGGACTAAATCAAAGTCGCAGATTAAGAAAAATGAGACAATGCAGAAACCTATACATTACTGCATTAACGGAAAAGGTGTTACAATTTCACAGGGTGAAAGAACAGATCATGTAGACTGGAACCAGACATGGAAAGCGGTAAGATACGGAAATCTTGTGATTATATATGTGTCCAGCATAAGGGCATTTGTTCTTCCCGTAAGCCAGATTGGAGAACAGTATGATAAGCTTGTTAAGATTTTATCAGACGGTCTCCAGACAAGAAATCATGTAAAGTGA
- a CDS encoding aspartate kinase produces MIKVTKFGGSSLANAEQFKKVADIILADESRRYVVPSAPGKRFAEDVKVTDMLYACYKAAISGQEFEKKFDEIKERYNGIIRELGLDLSLDKEYDAIEAGFKGRAGRDYAASRGEFLNGIILAKYIGYEFVDAAEVVFFNEDGSFNAAMTNQAVRDRLENIERAVIPGFYGSTPNDTIKTFSRGGSDITGSIVAAAVKADLYENWTDVSGFLVADPRIIKNPAVINTITYKELRELSYMGATVLHEDAIFPVRKEGIPINIKNTNAPEDPGTMIVESTSKKPEHIITGIAGKKGFSAVNIEKDMMNSEIGFGRKVLEQFEKNGLSFEHMPSGIDTMTVIVQQSEFESKEQEVLAGIHRNTSPDSIEIEAGLALIAVVGRAMKSAKGTAFRIFEALAKSDVNVKMIDQGSSELNIIIGVHEEEFEKALQAIYSAFVK; encoded by the coding sequence ATGATAAAGGTAACTAAATTTGGTGGAAGTTCCCTTGCAAATGCAGAACAGTTTAAAAAGGTAGCTGATATCATACTCGCAGATGAATCAAGACGATATGTTGTACCATCTGCACCAGGTAAAAGATTCGCAGAGGATGTCAAAGTGACAGATATGCTTTACGCATGTTATAAAGCAGCCATAAGCGGACAGGAATTTGAAAAGAAATTCGATGAAATCAAAGAAAGATATAACGGAATCATAAGAGAGTTAGGATTGGACCTTTCCCTTGACAAAGAATACGATGCCATCGAAGCCGGCTTCAAAGGACGTGCAGGACGTGACTATGCCGCTTCAAGAGGTGAATTCTTAAATGGTATTATTCTTGCAAAATATATCGGATATGAATTTGTAGATGCGGCAGAAGTTGTATTTTTTAACGAAGACGGGTCATTTAATGCAGCAATGACTAATCAGGCAGTAAGAGACAGACTTGAAAATATTGAAAGAGCGGTAATTCCCGGATTTTACGGATCAACACCTAATGATACTATTAAGACATTCTCAAGAGGAGGTTCTGACATAACAGGTTCAATTGTAGCGGCAGCAGTTAAGGCAGACCTTTACGAAAACTGGACAGACGTATCAGGTTTCCTTGTAGCTGATCCCAGAATTATCAAGAATCCGGCAGTGATTAATACAATTACTTATAAAGAGCTTAGGGAACTCTCATATATGGGAGCAACCGTACTTCATGAAGATGCTATTTTCCCTGTAAGAAAAGAAGGTATCCCAATCAATATCAAGAATACCAATGCTCCTGAAGATCCGGGAACGATGATTGTTGAAAGTACATCTAAGAAGCCTGAGCATATCATAACAGGAATAGCAGGTAAGAAAGGCTTCTCGGCAGTTAATATCGAAAAAGATATGATGAATTCCGAAATCGGCTTTGGACGTAAAGTTCTTGAACAGTTTGAAAAGAACGGACTTTCCTTTGAACATATGCCATCAGGAATTGATACCATGACCGTTATTGTACAGCAGTCTGAATTTGAATCAAAAGAACAGGAAGTTCTTGCAGGAATTCACAGAAATACATCACCTGATTCTATCGAAATTGAAGCAGGTCTTGCACTTATAGCAGTAGTAGGACGAGCAATGAAGTCGGCAAAGGGAACGGCGTTCAGAATATTTGAAGCTCTTGCAAAGTCCGATGTCAATGTTAAAATGATTGACCAGGGTTCCAGCGAACTTAATATAATTATAGGTGTGCATGAAGAAGAATTTGAAAAAGCTTTACAGGCAATCTATAGCGCATTTGTAAAATAA